In one Geoglobus acetivorans genomic region, the following are encoded:
- a CDS encoding Lrp/AsnC family transcriptional regulator, with product MSREIEILKILENNSRISSNEIAEMLNMDVREVEEIIKKYEDDGVILKYKTLINWEKAGVEEVYAIIDVRVNLSREKGYDDIAKRIAKFPEVHAVRLVSGEYDFQVVVKGKSLKDISFFIAEKISTIPEVRDTNTHFLLRTYKEEGALLFEDEEDRRLAIVP from the coding sequence TTGAGCAGGGAAATTGAGATTCTCAAAATTCTTGAAAACAATTCACGAATTTCGAGTAACGAAATAGCTGAAATGCTCAATATGGATGTTCGGGAGGTTGAGGAAATTATTAAAAAATACGAGGATGATGGTGTCATTCTGAAGTACAAGACTCTCATCAACTGGGAAAAGGCCGGTGTTGAGGAAGTATATGCCATAATAGACGTCAGGGTAAATCTTAGCAGGGAAAAGGGTTACGATGATATTGCGAAGAGAATTGCCAAATTCCCTGAAGTCCATGCTGTGAGGCTTGTGAGTGGGGAATATGATTTTCAGGTTGTGGTTAAGGGCAAATCGCTGAAGGACATTTCGTTTTTCATTGCCGAGAAAATCTCAACGATTCCGGAGGTCAGAGACACCAACACGCACTTTCTCCTGAGAACGTATAAGGAAGAGGGAGCACTTCTCTTTGAAGATGAGGAAGACAGGAGGCTTGCAATTGTCCCGTGA
- a CDS encoding N-acyl homoserine lactonase family protein, whose translation MYVIKPLKQAEIMAPLGVIQMLGDMTKFINGPVYVWYLDGERKILIDAGIEEPVNGMVHGFPVSGGGEKGLREALSQVNVTPEEIDVLILTHLHFDHVANAQLFHNARIYVQKREWESAFNPPLHYRLTYDQKLFQPLEDMDLCLVDGDKRIADGIELVSLPGHTKGLQGVAVETEEGTYLVAGDHFYTYLNLNPPKEAVEIDDATGGKIQVGPVPLPFAPVGLHVDLSEWYDSCYKALSVTRRANILPGHEPSLAGMSFP comes from the coding sequence ATGTATGTGATCAAGCCATTAAAACAGGCCGAGATTATGGCCCCGTTGGGAGTAATTCAGATGCTCGGAGACATGACGAAGTTCATCAACGGGCCGGTGTATGTGTGGTATCTGGACGGAGAAAGGAAGATTCTCATAGATGCAGGAATTGAGGAGCCAGTCAACGGAATGGTTCACGGTTTTCCGGTATCAGGGGGAGGAGAAAAAGGTCTCAGAGAAGCGCTCAGCCAGGTGAATGTTACGCCGGAGGAGATAGACGTCCTGATCCTCACGCATCTGCACTTCGACCATGTGGCAAACGCCCAGCTATTCCACAACGCCAGAATTTATGTCCAGAAGAGGGAATGGGAGAGCGCATTCAATCCACCGCTGCATTACAGACTGACCTATGACCAGAAGCTCTTCCAGCCTCTCGAGGACATGGATCTCTGCTTGGTTGATGGAGATAAAAGAATCGCTGACGGAATCGAGCTTGTTTCCCTTCCGGGCCACACAAAGGGTCTGCAGGGCGTCGCTGTTGAGACAGAGGAGGGAACATATCTTGTCGCAGGAGACCACTTTTACACATACCTCAACCTGAATCCACCGAAAGAGGCAGTCGAGATAGATGATGCAACAGGGGGCAAGATTCAGGTTGGTCCAGTGCCTCTTCCATTCGCTCCGGTCGGTCTGCATGTTGATTTAAGCGAGTGGTACGATAGCTGCTACAAGGCTCTGTCGGTAACGAGAAGGGCAAACATTCTGCCAGGGCATGAACCTTCCCTCGCAGGGATGAGCTTTCCGTGA
- a CDS encoding AMP-binding protein: MKENEYFELLREKWNKIWPHPSLPEEPVYPLGKVPIHEYLEMHAEKAPSKDYLIYYGRRITYGEMDDLSNRFASYLIENGFEKGDRVALVLPNMPQFYIGYFGTLKAGGICVLLNPMLREIELEYFFEESRPKFILTLDVIYPVVESAARKVSGDIGIIAASFREFLPENPEIPVHPSMESPERLEGVQYISDVLESVTANRPGIKVTLDDYATMNFTGGTTGLPKGVYHRHNNVLYTAASIYTYFNAHLLVEQYADQEVDFEKFVSELSKSEVLLAAMPVFWIAGNDMGVVSPTLAGSTVVLLTRWDVRAAMEAIQKYGVTTTFAPFDLYWEILSHPDVEKYDLTSLRNCTGSSFIKGLTKELREKWKGLTGAILREAAYGLTETHTFDTVTAGFHVNDLDIERSEKYSGTFCGIPVPGTLIKIVDEQGNIVPLGQEGELAIKSPSMVDGYIGRPEETAKAFRDGWLFTGDVAMYDEDGLLYYLSRKKYMLKVSGISVYPTQIEFIMLRHPAIELVGVVGVDDAEKGQVPVAFVKLKREYAGKVSEEDILKWCRDNMAPYNVPKRAIIRDELPLTATGKVIREELIKESERLNLD, from the coding sequence ATGAAAGAAAATGAATATTTTGAATTGCTGAGGGAAAAATGGAACAAAATCTGGCCACACCCGTCGCTGCCTGAGGAGCCGGTATACCCGCTTGGAAAAGTGCCCATACACGAATATCTGGAAATGCATGCTGAGAAAGCGCCGTCGAAAGACTATCTGATCTACTACGGCCGGAGAATAACGTATGGCGAGATGGACGATCTGAGCAACAGATTTGCCAGCTACCTCATTGAAAACGGTTTTGAGAAGGGAGACCGCGTGGCATTGGTTCTTCCCAACATGCCTCAGTTTTACATCGGTTACTTCGGCACACTCAAGGCCGGTGGAATCTGTGTCCTTCTGAACCCGATGCTCAGGGAAATAGAGCTGGAGTACTTTTTCGAGGAATCCAGACCGAAATTTATACTGACTCTCGATGTGATTTATCCGGTGGTTGAGAGTGCAGCCAGGAAAGTATCCGGTGATATTGGCATCATAGCTGCCTCTTTTAGAGAATTCCTTCCTGAGAATCCCGAGATACCCGTTCACCCGTCTATGGAATCGCCGGAAAGACTGGAGGGTGTTCAGTACATTTCGGATGTTCTGGAGAGCGTAACTGCGAACAGGCCCGGGATAAAGGTTACGCTGGATGACTATGCGACCATGAACTTCACCGGAGGCACCACCGGACTGCCAAAGGGGGTTTACCACAGACATAACAACGTTCTTTACACTGCGGCCAGCATATACACGTATTTCAACGCCCACCTGCTTGTCGAGCAATACGCTGATCAGGAAGTTGACTTTGAAAAATTTGTGTCTGAGTTATCAAAAAGCGAAGTTTTACTGGCTGCAATGCCCGTCTTCTGGATTGCGGGAAACGACATGGGTGTTGTAAGTCCAACTCTCGCCGGATCCACAGTTGTGCTGCTCACCAGATGGGATGTCAGGGCTGCAATGGAAGCAATTCAGAAATATGGAGTTACCACAACATTCGCCCCCTTCGACCTCTACTGGGAAATTCTGAGCCATCCAGATGTTGAAAAATACGATCTCACTTCTCTGAGAAACTGCACCGGATCGAGCTTTATCAAAGGGCTGACGAAGGAACTCAGGGAAAAATGGAAGGGGCTGACGGGAGCGATACTGAGAGAGGCTGCGTATGGTCTCACAGAAACGCACACCTTTGACACCGTTACCGCCGGGTTCCACGTAAACGATCTGGACATAGAAAGGTCGGAGAAGTACAGCGGGACATTTTGCGGAATACCCGTTCCAGGCACGCTGATAAAGATCGTTGATGAGCAGGGAAATATTGTTCCGTTGGGCCAGGAAGGTGAACTTGCCATCAAATCTCCTTCCATGGTGGATGGCTACATTGGAAGGCCTGAAGAAACCGCAAAGGCCTTCAGGGATGGCTGGCTGTTCACGGGAGATGTTGCGATGTATGACGAGGATGGACTGCTGTACTACCTTTCCCGAAAGAAGTACATGCTCAAAGTTTCCGGGATAAGCGTCTATCCCACTCAGATAGAGTTCATAATGCTGAGACATCCGGCAATCGAGCTGGTTGGAGTTGTGGGCGTGGATGATGCGGAGAAAGGGCAGGTGCCTGTAGCGTTTGTCAAGCTGAAGAGAGAGTACGCTGGAAAGGTGAGTGAAGAAGATATCCTGAAGTGGTGCAGGGATAACATGGCTCCCTACAATGTTCCAAAGAGAGCAATAATTCGGGACGAACTACCTCTCACGGCAACGGGCAAGGTCATCAGAGAAGAGCTGATTAAAGAGTCTGAACGGCTCAATCTGGACTGA
- a CDS encoding long-chain-fatty-acid--CoA ligase, translating to MDSEKPWLKSWPKMLTRELVYPKVPLFEFLETSARRYPDKDAIIFYGRRISYSELWDAVERFSTHLALKGVQKGDRVAVYMQNSPHYVISYFGILRGNAVVVPVNPMLVERELEYILSDSGCKIAVTTSELYQRIAPIAEKLGIEVICGHHSDYLPDEPELPVPEFAQTRFDTGNAIAWNEALKERNPPEVEVGSDDLALIPYTAGTTGMPKGCMHTHSTAIANTLSSVHWWNMSPAAISLATLPYFHVTGMIHSMLAPIYAGATIVLLSRWDRDTAIQAIERYRCTHWMNITTMVVDLLSDPEISNRDLSSLLAVGGGGAPMPEAVAEKLFQLTGLRYVEGYGLTETISQTHMNPPDSPKLQCLGIPDFGVDALIIDAETGEVLPPKEVGELVISGPEVFKGYWNKPEETEKAFIEIEGKRYFRTGDIAYMDEDGYFFIVDRIKRMINRAGFKVWPAEVESVMYRHPAIKEVCVIGVPDSRVVEEVKAFVVLKPGYEGRVTEDEIISWAKGQMAAYKYPRIVEFVKELPKSGAGKILWRVLQEREKQKGG from the coding sequence ATGGATAGTGAAAAACCCTGGCTGAAATCCTGGCCAAAAATGCTGACGAGAGAGCTGGTTTACCCGAAAGTGCCTCTCTTTGAGTTTCTCGAAACCTCTGCAAGGAGATACCCGGACAAGGATGCCATAATCTTCTACGGAAGGCGAATCAGCTATTCAGAGCTGTGGGATGCGGTGGAGAGATTCAGCACCCATCTTGCGTTAAAGGGAGTCCAGAAAGGAGACAGAGTGGCGGTGTACATGCAGAACTCGCCCCACTATGTGATCTCCTACTTTGGAATTCTCAGAGGAAACGCGGTTGTTGTCCCCGTGAACCCGATGCTGGTTGAAAGAGAGCTGGAATATATCCTGTCTGACTCGGGCTGTAAAATCGCCGTAACCACATCCGAGCTGTACCAGAGAATTGCCCCAATCGCAGAAAAGCTCGGCATAGAGGTTATCTGCGGTCACCATTCTGACTACCTGCCCGATGAACCAGAACTGCCAGTTCCGGAATTTGCCCAAACCAGGTTCGATACGGGGAATGCAATAGCATGGAACGAAGCGCTGAAAGAAAGAAACCCTCCAGAGGTTGAGGTTGGCAGTGATGACCTCGCCCTGATACCGTACACCGCGGGCACAACCGGAATGCCCAAGGGCTGCATGCACACCCATTCCACGGCAATTGCCAACACGCTAAGCTCGGTTCACTGGTGGAACATGTCTCCGGCAGCAATTTCTCTCGCCACCCTGCCTTACTTCCACGTTACGGGTATGATTCACTCCATGCTCGCCCCGATTTACGCCGGAGCAACGATAGTGCTGCTGTCAAGATGGGACAGGGACACTGCCATACAGGCGATAGAGAGGTATCGCTGCACACACTGGATGAACATAACCACGATGGTTGTTGATCTGCTTTCAGATCCAGAGATTTCAAATCGAGACCTGAGTTCTCTTCTGGCTGTGGGGGGTGGAGGTGCCCCAATGCCCGAAGCCGTTGCTGAAAAGCTCTTTCAGCTAACCGGGCTGAGATACGTGGAAGGATACGGTCTGACCGAGACTATTTCCCAGACGCACATGAATCCGCCTGACAGCCCCAAACTTCAGTGCCTCGGAATTCCGGACTTCGGTGTTGATGCTCTGATAATCGATGCAGAAACTGGCGAGGTTCTTCCACCGAAAGAAGTTGGAGAGCTGGTTATAAGCGGTCCGGAAGTCTTCAAGGGATACTGGAACAAACCTGAGGAGACAGAAAAGGCATTCATAGAAATTGAAGGTAAAAGGTACTTCAGAACAGGCGACATAGCGTACATGGACGAAGATGGCTACTTCTTCATAGTTGACAGAATCAAGAGGATGATCAACCGGGCAGGATTCAAGGTCTGGCCAGCAGAGGTTGAAAGCGTGATGTACAGGCATCCTGCAATAAAGGAAGTCTGTGTCATAGGAGTCCCTGACAGCAGGGTTGTTGAGGAAGTGAAGGCGTTTGTTGTTCTGAAGCCCGGGTATGAAGGCAGGGTTACCGAGGATGAGATAATTTCCTGGGCCAAGGGACAGATGGCTGCCTACAAGTACCCCCGCATAGTCGAGTTCGTAAAGGAGCTTCCGAAGAGCGGGGCAGGTAAGATTCTCTGGAGAGTTCTCCAGGAAAGAGAAAAGCAGAAAGGAGGGTGA
- a CDS encoding GNAT family N-acetyltransferase, whose amino-acid sequence MKIRRARRDDIDYFIELYRAAYRGYEEYAYTTTRDIRDYFKWLHGRDREGIFVAVIDDVPVGFAACDSGWFSRMERKIVAELHELFVREDLRGKGVASKLLIRAENYGREKGRDEMGLWVGEKNEPAKRFYLKHGFRESGKLGRWIRMVKRI is encoded by the coding sequence GTGAAAATCAGACGAGCGAGAAGAGATGACATCGATTACTTCATCGAGCTTTACAGAGCAGCCTACAGGGGCTACGAAGAATATGCATACACCACAACCAGAGATATAAGAGATTACTTCAAATGGCTGCATGGAAGAGACAGAGAAGGCATTTTTGTGGCAGTTATCGATGACGTTCCTGTTGGTTTTGCGGCCTGTGACTCAGGCTGGTTCAGCAGAATGGAGAGGAAGATAGTTGCAGAGCTTCACGAGCTTTTTGTGAGAGAAGACCTGAGGGGAAAAGGCGTCGCTTCCAAACTCCTTATAAGGGCTGAAAACTACGGAAGAGAAAAGGGTCGGGACGAGATGGGCTTGTGGGTGGGGGAAAAGAATGAACCCGCAAAAAGGTTTTATCTCAAACACGGATTCAGAGAAAGCGGCAAGCTTGGAAGATGGATAAGGATGGTCAAAAGAATTTAG
- a CDS encoding 4Fe-4S dicluster domain-containing protein codes for MSYEILMKRLGFPDSRLLRSILEYIMSEEEARVAAALPGSVDEISEKLGMDVDRVKEILDGLFYRGVVIPRDFGKKDHYKFVRDIIQLHDATMASQHMNDPEFARLWKEFGDREMNPVVGRMLTDMGLKFWRVVPAYQAVKDLPDVLPYEDIREMIKAQKKIAVVPCSCRNVTRLASDGCSFTDEFSTWHCIQFGRGAEYAIARGSGREISVEEALQIIAEAEKDGLIHTWANTSKIVDPIVTVNCNCCGDCCEFFLSSRAANVPLGVQLEKSRYEAYVDDEACTGCQTCVKRCHFDAVEMYSPDGGRKMKARVNPEKCFGCGVCVVGCRKNAIKLKAVRPPEFIPD; via the coding sequence GTGAGCTATGAAATCTTGATGAAGAGGCTGGGCTTTCCGGATTCCCGGCTGCTCAGAAGTATTCTCGAATACATCATGAGTGAGGAAGAAGCCAGAGTTGCTGCCGCTCTGCCCGGAAGTGTTGATGAGATTTCCGAGAAGCTGGGAATGGACGTTGATAGGGTGAAAGAGATACTCGATGGCCTTTTTTACAGAGGGGTTGTCATTCCCAGGGATTTCGGGAAGAAGGACCATTACAAGTTTGTGAGGGATATTATTCAGCTCCACGACGCGACCATGGCCTCACAGCACATGAACGATCCGGAATTTGCCAGGCTCTGGAAGGAGTTCGGGGACAGGGAGATGAACCCGGTGGTTGGCAGAATGCTCACCGACATGGGTTTGAAGTTCTGGAGGGTTGTGCCTGCTTACCAGGCAGTAAAGGACCTGCCGGATGTGCTGCCCTACGAGGACATCAGGGAGATGATAAAAGCTCAGAAAAAGATTGCCGTCGTTCCATGCTCCTGCAGGAATGTTACAAGGCTTGCATCTGACGGATGCAGCTTTACGGACGAATTCAGCACGTGGCACTGCATTCAGTTCGGGAGAGGCGCAGAATACGCCATCGCCAGGGGATCAGGCAGAGAGATTTCTGTCGAAGAGGCTCTCCAGATCATTGCCGAGGCTGAAAAAGATGGACTTATCCACACGTGGGCCAACACCTCAAAAATTGTAGACCCCATTGTAACGGTGAACTGCAACTGCTGCGGAGACTGCTGTGAGTTTTTCCTCTCGTCAAGGGCCGCAAATGTGCCTCTCGGTGTACAGCTCGAAAAAAGCAGGTATGAGGCTTACGTTGACGACGAGGCATGCACAGGATGCCAGACCTGCGTGAAGAGGTGCCATTTTGATGCGGTGGAAATGTACTCGCCGGATGGTGGCAGGAAGATGAAAGCCAGGGTCAATCCTGAGAAATGTTTTGGTTGTGGCGTCTGCGTGGTTGGATGCAGGAAGAATGCGATAAAGCTCAAGGCTGTCAGACCGCCTGAGTTTATACCGGACTAA
- a CDS encoding winged helix-turn-helix transcriptional regulator — MRKNGLDEIDKKIVEYILKGKTQSDIAKMLGITLRTVQNRMKALEDEGYLIKLKEGYWIADYQKLGLSLLDVTFLDLAMDSKDKIDVLIEHLKKLDFVENVFEIMGSAYDLGFIVRYKDIEEYREQKRIFLKWLRKNGININHIQTFIASKTHKDHRRTIIV; from the coding sequence ATGCGAAAGAATGGCCTTGATGAGATTGACAAGAAGATTGTAGAATACATCCTTAAAGGAAAAACGCAGAGCGATATTGCGAAAATGCTCGGCATAACTCTGAGGACTGTGCAGAACAGGATGAAAGCCTTGGAGGATGAAGGTTATCTGATCAAGCTTAAGGAGGGGTACTGGATTGCAGATTACCAGAAACTCGGACTGAGTTTGCTGGACGTTACCTTTCTGGATCTTGCCATGGACTCCAAGGATAAAATTGACGTGCTGATCGAGCATTTAAAGAAGCTCGATTTTGTGGAGAACGTGTTTGAGATTATGGGGTCTGCATACGATCTGGGTTTTATTGTAAGGTACAAGGACATTGAGGAATACAGGGAGCAGAAAAGGATTTTCCTGAAGTGGCTCAGGAAAAACGGAATCAACATAAACCACATTCAGACGTTCATAGCGTCCAAAACTCATAAGGACCATAGAAGAACAATTATCGTCTGA
- a CDS encoding enoyl-CoA hydratase-related protein: protein MECIRVEILDGGIAKVYLNRPRVMNAINASLRHELEEVLKELAEDDGIRVVIITGAEVEGKRKAFSSGDDLRELEFDINSPDVLSEYHKSVDNVMRLFNFIDDYPKPVIAMVNGICMGGGLELALCCDFIFACESALFAFPEAGIGFIPGWGGTQRLSKRVGESKAKMLIYTGDVVDGKRAAELGLVDILTTDSELEQKTVDFARKIAEKSPLVIKMAKIAIERGMESSLRSGLYYELLSLMVSLKTEDLREGFSAFLERRKPEFMGR from the coding sequence ATGGAATGCATTAGGGTTGAAATTCTTGATGGCGGGATTGCGAAAGTTTACCTCAACAGACCCAGAGTCATGAATGCGATAAACGCCAGCCTGAGACACGAGCTTGAGGAGGTGCTGAAAGAGCTTGCAGAGGACGATGGTATCAGAGTGGTCATAATCACCGGTGCAGAAGTTGAGGGAAAAAGAAAGGCCTTTTCGTCAGGTGACGATTTGAGGGAGCTGGAATTTGACATCAATAGCCCTGACGTCCTGTCAGAGTACCACAAAAGCGTTGATAACGTCATGAGGCTGTTCAATTTCATTGACGACTATCCCAAACCTGTAATAGCAATGGTCAACGGAATATGCATGGGAGGGGGACTGGAGCTGGCGCTGTGCTGTGATTTCATATTTGCATGCGAGAGTGCGCTATTTGCCTTCCCTGAAGCAGGTATCGGGTTCATACCCGGGTGGGGAGGCACTCAGAGGCTTTCAAAGCGGGTGGGTGAATCAAAGGCAAAGATGCTGATCTACACCGGAGATGTCGTGGACGGAAAGAGGGCAGCAGAGCTTGGTCTGGTTGATATCCTCACCACTGATAGCGAACTGGAACAAAAGACCGTCGATTTCGCCAGAAAGATTGCAGAAAAAAGTCCGCTGGTAATCAAAATGGCGAAAATTGCGATAGAGCGGGGAATGGAATCCAGTCTGCGGTCTGGGCTGTATTATGAGCTGCTATCTCTCATGGTGTCTCTGAAGACTGAGGATCTCAGGGAGGGATTCTCCGCATTTCTTGAGAGGAGAAAGCCTGAGTTCATGGGCAGGTAA
- a CDS encoding pyridoxal phosphate-dependent aminotransferase — protein sequence MRKTGGLQLSRERLNRRVRELKPSGIRRFFELIIGRDDVISLGVGEPDFPVPWRIREEMIYSLEKGITSYTSNYGLLELREAIADYYRRFGAEFSEENVLITTGVSEGIDLALRAVVNPGETVIVPEPVYVSYSPLAYLTGAEVVNVSTCPGFKVTYEDLVKYKDRNVKVLMLNYPNNPTGVSYTKKELEELADAVLELDCLVISDEIYAELSYSFKHVSIASLNGMEDRTIILNGFSKGFAMTGMRVGYAIAPYDILEGMVKIHQYSMLCAPVTAQVGALEALRNGEDELEMMRAEYIRRRNFFIKRLREMFDVVMPDGAFYAFPDVSSTGLSGMEFAERLLMEKNVAVVPGDAFGECGANHVRCAYAVSMEKLRLAVDRMKEFVESL from the coding sequence ATGAGGAAGACAGGAGGCTTGCAATTGTCCCGTGAAAGATTGAACAGAAGGGTCAGAGAGCTTAAGCCCTCTGGAATCAGAAGGTTTTTTGAGCTGATAATTGGCAGAGATGACGTTATAAGCCTGGGCGTTGGTGAACCTGATTTTCCCGTTCCCTGGAGGATCCGGGAGGAGATGATTTACAGTCTTGAAAAGGGGATTACATCCTACACCTCCAACTATGGCCTTCTTGAATTGAGGGAGGCAATTGCCGATTACTACAGGAGATTCGGAGCTGAGTTTTCTGAGGAGAACGTATTAATAACGACCGGTGTCAGTGAAGGTATCGATCTTGCATTGCGAGCAGTGGTCAATCCGGGTGAGACGGTTATAGTCCCCGAGCCGGTTTACGTTTCATATTCTCCTCTTGCTTATCTGACCGGAGCCGAGGTTGTTAATGTATCCACCTGCCCCGGTTTCAAGGTTACTTACGAGGACCTTGTGAAATACAAGGACAGAAATGTCAAGGTACTGATGCTGAACTATCCGAACAACCCTACCGGCGTGAGCTATACGAAGAAGGAACTTGAGGAACTTGCTGATGCCGTGCTGGAGCTTGATTGTTTGGTTATCTCTGATGAGATTTATGCTGAACTCAGCTACAGCTTCAAACATGTATCAATTGCCTCACTGAACGGAATGGAGGATAGAACTATAATCCTGAACGGTTTTTCAAAGGGCTTTGCGATGACGGGAATGAGAGTCGGGTATGCGATAGCACCTTATGACATACTCGAAGGCATGGTGAAAATTCATCAGTATTCCATGCTCTGTGCCCCTGTAACTGCACAGGTTGGCGCCCTGGAAGCGCTGAGAAACGGTGAAGATGAGCTTGAAATGATGCGAGCAGAGTACATAAGGAGAAGGAACTTCTTCATAAAGCGCCTGAGAGAGATGTTCGACGTTGTCATGCCGGATGGCGCGTTCTATGCTTTCCCTGATGTAAGTTCTACCGGTTTGAGCGGCATGGAGTTTGCCGAACGCCTTCTGATGGAAAAGAACGTCGCTGTGGTTCCAGGGGATGCCTTTGGTGAATGCGGAGCGAACCATGTTAGATGTGCCTATGCTGTATCAATGGAAAAACTCAGGCTTGCGGTGGACAGAATGAAGGAGTTTGTAGAATCTCTCTGA
- a CDS encoding 4-hydroxyphenylacetate 3-hydroxylase family protein: MRTVEEYRNDLYSMKPNVYVGGKRVKRDDPRLRGGLYVMSKTFELADHPDYKDLLTTRSHLTGKKINRFTHINQSAEDLLAKQEMTRKLCHLVGGCIQRCMGCDAINALSIATYAADMEHGTDYSRRFAEYLKEFQGRDLTAACAQTDVKGDRSRRPHEQEDPDMYLRVVERRSDGIVVRGAKNCITMSAVADEIIVVPTRAMTPADKDYSVAFAVPADAEGVKIISRTSSLRAPEEMNMPQANVGDDEGFVIFDDVFVPWDRVFLCGENKYATLSAHLFALFHRHSYTGCKPATTDIVMGFGALIAEYSNIYDKHNIREKLVELASVAELVYAAGIASAINGTKTPAGTFLPNEIYANVGRRYAGLNYYHELEILAELSGGLPAALPFAEDFLNPETRPYIEKYIKRRSDVPAENVYRCLFGISNILCSSFGGVQAVAGVHGGGSPVMEDIAIWRSYNFEEKKEIAKYLTGIKE; this comes from the coding sequence ATGAGGACTGTTGAGGAATACCGGAATGACCTGTACAGCATGAAACCCAACGTGTATGTTGGGGGAAAGAGGGTGAAAAGAGACGACCCCAGACTTCGAGGCGGGTTGTATGTCATGTCGAAAACGTTTGAACTCGCAGACCATCCGGATTATAAGGATCTCCTGACTACACGATCTCATCTGACCGGGAAGAAGATTAACAGGTTCACACATATCAATCAATCTGCTGAAGACCTGCTTGCAAAGCAGGAGATGACGAGAAAACTCTGCCATCTCGTGGGAGGATGCATTCAGCGCTGTATGGGCTGTGATGCGATAAATGCTCTGTCAATCGCAACGTATGCTGCGGACATGGAGCATGGCACTGATTACAGCAGGAGGTTCGCTGAATATCTGAAGGAATTTCAGGGCAGGGACCTGACTGCTGCCTGCGCCCAGACTGATGTAAAGGGTGATAGAAGCAGAAGACCTCACGAGCAGGAAGACCCTGACATGTATCTCAGGGTTGTTGAGCGGAGAAGCGATGGCATTGTCGTCAGAGGGGCGAAAAACTGCATCACCATGTCTGCAGTGGCCGATGAGATAATAGTTGTTCCAACAAGAGCCATGACGCCTGCAGATAAGGATTACAGCGTTGCGTTTGCCGTTCCGGCAGACGCTGAGGGTGTGAAAATAATCTCAAGGACATCCTCTCTGAGGGCTCCGGAAGAGATGAACATGCCTCAGGCAAATGTCGGGGATGACGAGGGTTTTGTAATCTTTGACGACGTCTTTGTCCCGTGGGACAGGGTTTTTCTGTGCGGTGAGAATAAGTACGCCACCCTCTCGGCACACCTCTTTGCATTATTCCACAGGCACAGCTACACGGGCTGCAAGCCAGCCACCACGGACATCGTGATGGGGTTCGGAGCTTTGATAGCCGAATACAGCAACATCTACGACAAACACAACATCCGGGAAAAGCTCGTTGAGCTTGCATCGGTTGCTGAGCTCGTCTATGCTGCGGGTATAGCCTCAGCCATAAACGGGACAAAGACGCCGGCCGGAACATTTCTCCCGAACGAAATCTACGCCAATGTTGGCAGAAGGTATGCCGGGCTGAACTACTACCACGAACTGGAGATTCTGGCGGAGCTGTCGGGTGGTCTGCCTGCGGCGCTGCCCTTTGCGGAGGATTTCCTGAATCCAGAAACCAGGCCATATATAGAGAAGTACATTAAAAGACGGTCAGACGTTCCTGCAGAAAACGTTTACAGGTGTCTTTTCGGGATATCGAACATTCTGTGCTCGTCTTTTGGCGGTGTTCAGGCCGTTGCCGGAGTGCATGGTGGTGGTTCTCCGGTCATGGAGGACATTGCCATCTGGAGAAGTTACAACTTTGAGGAGAAGAAGGAAATAGCCAAGTATCTGACAGGAATAAAGGAGTGA